In one window of Streptomyces griseus subsp. griseus DNA:
- a CDS encoding MBL fold metallo-hydrolase, which translates to MDLVEVLPRRLHMFRFRIGQAYLWADGADLTLIDAGDIGAAGAIEDAVRGLGLDPGRIGRIVLTHGHRDHYGAAQELADRHGAEILAHPLDAPVIRGEVPVPEPDLLDWERPLYERGLTVPDPPPTRVDREVADGEVLPFGGDARVVHAPGHTAGSIALHLPRHGVLFTGDCVAGVGEVMLGVMNVDRASARGTFRRLAALEARTVCFGHGDPLTEDVARVMRAAAEAA; encoded by the coding sequence ATGGACCTCGTCGAAGTGCTCCCCCGCCGCCTGCACATGTTCCGCTTCCGGATCGGGCAGGCCTATCTCTGGGCTGATGGGGCCGACCTGACGTTGATCGACGCCGGTGACATCGGGGCGGCGGGAGCGATCGAGGATGCGGTACGGGGGCTTGGCCTCGATCCTGGCCGGATCGGGCGTATCGTCCTCACCCACGGCCACCGTGACCACTACGGCGCCGCCCAGGAACTGGCCGACCGCCACGGCGCCGAGATCCTCGCCCACCCGCTGGACGCGCCGGTGATCCGGGGCGAGGTCCCCGTACCGGAACCGGACCTTCTCGACTGGGAACGGCCGCTGTACGAGCGCGGGCTGACGGTCCCCGATCCGCCGCCCACCCGGGTCGACCGCGAGGTGGCCGACGGCGAGGTGCTGCCGTTCGGCGGTGACGCCCGGGTGGTGCACGCGCCCGGGCATACCGCTGGGTCCATCGCTCTCCATCTGCCGCGCCACGGGGTGCTGTTCACCGGGGACTGCGTGGCGGGTGTCGGGGAGGTGATGCTCGGCGTGATGAACGTGGACCGGGCGTCGGCGCGGGGCACGTTCCGGCGGCTGGCCGCGCTGGAGGCCCGTACGGTCTGCTTCGGCCACGGTGACCCGCTCACCGAGGACGTGGCGCGGGTCATGCGGGCGGCGGCCGAAGCGGCGTGA
- a CDS encoding NUDIX hydrolase has protein sequence MVVWINGAFGAGKTSVAGELIDLIPNSTLYDPELTGAGLRGLLPQKKLAEVDDFQDLRIWRRLVVDTAAALLAEVPGVLVVPMTLLRQEYRDEIFGGLASRRIPVRHVLLSPEETILRRRIAGRVEYPGDREQSERVNRWAYDHIGPYRDALGWITEDAHVVDNGALTPRETAERIAEAVRTGAAGPCEIVQSPRPTAATVAAGVLLFDEQDRVLLVDPTYKPGWEFPGGVVEEGEAPAQAGIREVAEETGLRLDRVPTLLLVDWEPPTPPGYGGLRFLFDGGLLRTEDAGRLLLPGSELRGWRFVTEREAAEMLPPTRYERLRWALRARERSTVLNLEAGVPVG, from the coding sequence ATTGTCGTCTGGATCAACGGTGCGTTCGGCGCGGGCAAGACCAGCGTCGCGGGCGAACTGATCGATCTGATCCCGAACAGCACCTTGTACGACCCGGAACTCACCGGGGCCGGACTGCGCGGGCTGCTGCCCCAGAAGAAGCTGGCCGAGGTGGACGACTTCCAGGACCTCAGGATCTGGCGGCGGCTGGTGGTGGACACGGCGGCTGCTCTGCTCGCGGAGGTGCCCGGAGTGCTGGTGGTGCCCATGACGCTGCTGAGGCAGGAGTACCGGGACGAGATATTCGGCGGGCTCGCCTCCCGCCGCATCCCGGTCCGCCATGTGCTGCTCTCACCTGAGGAAACGATCCTGCGCAGGCGGATAGCGGGCCGGGTGGAGTACCCCGGCGACCGCGAGCAGAGCGAGCGGGTCAACCGGTGGGCGTACGACCACATCGGCCCCTACCGGGACGCCCTCGGCTGGATCACCGAGGACGCCCATGTCGTCGACAACGGCGCCCTCACCCCGCGCGAGACCGCCGAGCGGATCGCCGAGGCCGTCCGCACCGGCGCCGCCGGACCGTGCGAGATCGTCCAGAGCCCCCGGCCGACCGCCGCGACCGTCGCTGCCGGGGTGCTGCTCTTCGACGAACAGGACCGGGTGCTCCTCGTAGACCCGACGTACAAGCCCGGCTGGGAGTTCCCCGGCGGGGTCGTGGAGGAGGGCGAGGCCCCGGCACAGGCCGGGATACGAGAAGTGGCCGAGGAGACCGGGCTCCGCCTCGACCGGGTCCCCACCCTGCTCCTCGTCGACTGGGAGCCGCCCACTCCGCCCGGCTACGGCGGGCTGCGTTTCCTCTTCGACGGTGGGCTGCTGCGCACCGAGGACGCCGGCCGGCTGCTGCTGCCCGGCTCCGAGCTGCGCGGCTGGCGCTTCGTCACGGAGCGAGAGGCGGCGGAGATGCTGCCCCCGACCCGCTACGAACGGCTGCGCTGGGCTCTGCGGGCGCGCGAGCGGTCCACGGTGCTCAATCTGGAGGCGGGCGTCCCGGTCGGCTGA
- a CDS encoding phytase: protein MTRSTIVRALALTVTSALATATLAAPAHARAHANAYGRTVIDLPAVTPRAETQVLHDDEAGGSADADDPAIWRNTAAPGRSLVIATAKEGGLRVYDLKARTLQSLAAPPAAGPDDAPGRFNNVDLVHGLRLSSVRADLAVVSDRGHDRLRFYRIDRDRVGGPLTDVTDPSAPPVFSKNQAEINDQRTAYGLATWTDPSSGKSFALVSRRERTGITLLELRPTKAGKVTYRTVRTLNLPATFRLPNGTSWSPCGEPGELPQVEGMVVDPDNGTLYAGQENVGIWRLRADLTGGRPRLIDKVREYGVPGVYDEETEECTPGDDPGYGGSKLSADVEGLTLITESHGGGYLLASSQGDNTFAAYDRRAKGENAYEGGFRVAPANSRLDGSEECDGAAALNVPLGSRYPNGLLVVQDGHDAPGEEDRPATNFKFVDLGTVMNALHD from the coding sequence GTGACTCGCTCCACCATCGTCCGGGCGCTTGCGCTGACCGTGACGTCGGCCCTGGCGACTGCGACTCTCGCAGCGCCTGCCCATGCCCGCGCCCATGCCAACGCCTATGGTCGTACCGTCATCGATCTGCCGGCCGTCACACCTCGCGCGGAGACGCAGGTGCTGCACGACGACGAAGCGGGTGGCAGCGCCGACGCGGACGATCCCGCCATCTGGCGGAACACCGCCGCACCCGGCCGCAGCCTCGTCATCGCGACCGCCAAGGAGGGCGGGCTGCGCGTCTACGACCTGAAGGCCCGGACACTCCAGTCCCTGGCCGCGCCACCGGCCGCCGGACCCGACGATGCTCCTGGCCGCTTCAACAATGTGGACCTCGTACACGGCCTGAGGCTGTCCTCGGTCCGGGCCGACCTGGCCGTCGTCAGCGACCGGGGTCACGACCGGCTGCGCTTCTACCGCATCGACCGTGACCGCGTCGGCGGCCCGCTGACCGACGTGACCGACCCCTCCGCGCCGCCCGTGTTCTCGAAGAACCAGGCCGAGATCAACGACCAGCGGACCGCCTACGGTCTCGCGACCTGGACGGATCCCTCGTCCGGCAAGTCTTTCGCCCTGGTCAGCCGCCGCGAGCGAACCGGCATCACGCTGCTGGAACTGCGCCCGACGAAGGCCGGAAAGGTCACCTACCGCACGGTGCGGACCCTGAACCTTCCCGCCACGTTCCGGCTGCCGAACGGCACATCGTGGTCTCCCTGCGGCGAGCCCGGCGAACTCCCACAGGTCGAAGGCATGGTCGTCGACCCTGACAACGGCACCCTCTACGCCGGTCAGGAGAACGTCGGGATCTGGCGCCTGCGCGCCGACCTGACCGGCGGCCGCCCGAGACTGATCGACAAGGTCCGTGAGTACGGCGTCCCGGGGGTCTACGACGAGGAGACCGAGGAGTGCACGCCGGGAGACGACCCCGGCTACGGCGGATCCAAGCTCTCCGCGGACGTCGAGGGCCTGACGCTGATCACCGAGTCCCACGGCGGCGGTTACCTGCTCGCCTCCAGCCAGGGCGACAACACCTTCGCCGCGTACGACCGGCGGGCGAAGGGCGAGAACGCGTACGAGGGCGGGTTCCGGGTCGCGCCCGCGAACAGCAGGCTCGACGGCTCCGAGGAGTGCGACGGCGCGGCAGCGCTCAACGTGCCCCTCGGCTCCCGGTATCCGAACGGTCTGCTCGTCGTGCAGGACGGCCACGACGCACCGGGCGAGGAAGACCGCCCCGCGACCAACTTCAAGTTCGTCGACCTCGGCACGGTCATGAACGCCCTGCACGACTGA